One part of the Eleginops maclovinus isolate JMC-PN-2008 ecotype Puerto Natales chromosome 14, JC_Emac_rtc_rv5, whole genome shotgun sequence genome encodes these proteins:
- the LOC134876164 gene encoding serine protease FAM111A-like isoform X1 yields MRKLYTPPPAPLPVLWSSTLFAPSQQSRSTAVKVHFEQSCPSSPEPRFGSLTNMEKGRGSETGSCTKRIKTESDADPPAGHLHRFTVKFSPSARKEYTIDCVEPGTVLRAIQTCDWLFSDKNLVIQLGKKDRKHAIATHFPCSCIRENECLILSNEKGEVEKSQGQNEEPMHSQEMYSVFCIDTTGGENTRTKTFIRNNAFNKFKYMCVYGEKGRDMTVDEALKRDGRFIDNLGCFTLSDNNDPTKSTGCTQPVDNLHAKEFKLCFEKTQLKLNKKAVIDQVKQRAIIVQKAIENSQISVQTVVEDQGRAEGSAAGNSGKSGSSVDVTKIYELLRKQCAGLKDLMMSRFPGDSYQKDPMMRRVPGDSYQEKLNLRKEDFGKIQQSFSDVHRVRELIKLGESVCKVVVEGYFTGTGFVLFDNFILTNAHLFDKCVEETENLKDAVEVYVLFNYEEEHKNYHQFKLAQRNICYRHDDLDYAIFELESVGHKYNPETKSVTEQKVPPGLLKRFGPVPENGEACIIGHPEGGVKKLDPTCVIEIEHRKKAIEDHLDPYKDTLFTVCSIRHLIKKQGIENIFVGGCKEKKVVTYNSFMYHGSSGSPVFDAQRKVFGLHTSGYVYGFPESESVIECAQPLLTIFENFVSRLREYGKKDLLKRVEDEAQGNSDLKKILNTVTSDSDESMDTD; encoded by the exons ATGAGAAAGCTTTACACCCCTCCCCCCGCGCCTCTCCCTGTTTTATGGAGCTCCACACTGTTCGCGCCTTCTCAACAGAGCAGGTCGACGGCAGTCAAG GTGCATTTCGAGCAGAGCTGCCCTTCATCTCCAGAGCCGAGGTTCGGCAGCTTGACCAACATGGAGAAGGGTAGAGGATCTGAG ACTGGGAGCTGTACAAAGAGAATAAAGACGGAGTCCGATGCTGATCCCCCG GCCGGACATTTACATCGCTTCACTGTGAAATTCAGTCCTTCTGCCCGCAAGGAGTACACGATAGACTGTGTTGAACCGGGAACAGTGCTGCGGGCGATACAAACATGTGACTGGCTGTTTTCAGATAAAAACCTTGTGATTCAGCTGGGTAAAAAGGATAGGAAACATGCAATTGCAACACATTTCCCTTGTTCTTGTATCAGGGAAAATGAGTGTCTGATCTTGTCCAATGAAAAAGGAGAGGTTGAAAAGAGCCAGGGCCAAAATGAGGAACCAATGCATTCACAGGAAATGTATTCTGTGTTCTGCATTGATACAACGGGAGGAGAAAACACCAGAACAAAGACgtttatcagaaacaatgctttCAATAAGTTcaagtatatgtgtgtgtacgggGAGAAGGGTAGGGATATGACAGTGGATGAGGCTCTGAAGAGAGATGGACGCTTCATTGATAATCTTGGCTGCTTCACTCTGTCTGACAACAATGATCCAACGAAAAGCACTGGATGCACACAACCTGTTGACAACCTACATGCAAAAGAATTCaagttgtgttttgaaaagaCACAACTGAAGTTGAATAAAAAAGCAGTCATAGATCAAGTAAAGCAGAGAGCAATCATTGTCCAAAAAGCAATTGAAAACAGTCAAATCAGTGTCCAAACTGTAGTGGAAGATCAAGGCAGAGCAGAGGGAAGCGCTGCAGGTAACAGTGGAAAGAGTGGCAGCAGTGTCGACGTTACCAAGATTTATGAATTACTGCGGAAGCAATGTGCAGGTCTGAAGGACCTGATGATGAGCAGATTCCCAGGTGATTCTTATCAGAAGGACCCGATGATGAGGAGAGTCCCAGGTGATTCTTATCAGGAGAAACTGAACCTGAGGAAGGAAGACTTTGGAAAGATCCAACAGTCATTCAGCGACGTTCACAGAGTCAGAGAGCTGATAAAACTGGGCGAGTCAGTTTGCAAAGTGGTTGTTGAAGGTTATTTCACAGGAACAGGGTTTGTGTTGTTTGATAACTTCATCTTGACTAACGCacacctgtttgataaatgtgttGAAGAAACAGAGAACCTGAAGGATGCAGTAGAGGTCTATGTTTTGTTTAACTATGAAGAAGAGCACAAAAATTACCACCAATTTAAGCTGGCTCAACGTAACATCTGCTACCGTCATGATGACCTTGATTACGCCATATTTGAGCTTGAGTCTGTCGGCCACAAATACAACCCAGAAACAAAAAGTGTCACAGAACAGAAGGTGCCACCAGGGCTCCTGAAGAGGTTTGGTCCAGTGCCTGAGAATGGTGAGGCCTGTATCATTGGTCACCCAGAAGGAGGAGTGAAAAAACTGGATCCAACATGTGTCATTGAGATAGAACACAGAAAGAAGGCTATTGAAGATCATTTAGATCCATACAAAGACACTTTATTCACAGTCTGCTCAATCCGTCACCTCATCAAAAAGCAAGGcattgaaaacatatttgtggGTGggtgtaaagaaaagaaagtagTGACCTACAACAGCTTCATGTATCACGGCTCGTCTGGATCCCCAGTGTTCGATGCTCAGCGCAAGGTTTTTGGTTTGCACACCTCAGGATATGTTTATGGATTTcctgagagtgagagtgtgataGAGTGTGCCCAACCTCTGCTCACTATATTTGAAAACTTTGTGAGCAGACTGAGGGAATATGGGAAGAAGGATCTGTTGAAGAGAGTTGAGGATGAAGCACAGGGAAACTCAGACCTAAAAAAGATACTGAACACTGTCACATCTGACTCTGATGAATCAATGGACACTGATTAG
- the LOC134876164 gene encoding serine protease FAM111A-like isoform X3 yields MEKGRGSETGSCTKRIKTESDADPPAGHLHRFTVKFSPSARKEYTIDCVEPGTVLRAIQTCDWLFSDKNLVIQLGKKDRKHAIATHFPCSCIRENECLILSNEKGEVEKSQGQNEEPMHSQEMYSVFCIDTTGGENTRTKTFIRNNAFNKFKYMCVYGEKGRDMTVDEALKRDGRFIDNLGCFTLSDNNDPTKSTGCTQPVDNLHAKEFKLCFEKTQLKLNKKAVIDQVKQRAIIVQKAIENSQISVQTVVEDQGRAEGSAAGNSGKSGSSVDVTKIYELLRKQCAGLKDLMMSRFPGDSYQKDPMMRRVPGDSYQEKLNLRKEDFGKIQQSFSDVHRVRELIKLGESVCKVVVEGYFTGTGFVLFDNFILTNAHLFDKCVEETENLKDAVEVYVLFNYEEEHKNYHQFKLAQRNICYRHDDLDYAIFELESVGHKYNPETKSVTEQKVPPGLLKRFGPVPENGEACIIGHPEGGVKKLDPTCVIEIEHRKKAIEDHLDPYKDTLFTVCSIRHLIKKQGIENIFVGGCKEKKVVTYNSFMYHGSSGSPVFDAQRKVFGLHTSGYVYGFPESESVIECAQPLLTIFENFVSRLREYGKKDLLKRVEDEAQGNSDLKKILNTVTSDSDESMDTD; encoded by the exons ATGGAGAAGGGTAGAGGATCTGAG ACTGGGAGCTGTACAAAGAGAATAAAGACGGAGTCCGATGCTGATCCCCCG GCCGGACATTTACATCGCTTCACTGTGAAATTCAGTCCTTCTGCCCGCAAGGAGTACACGATAGACTGTGTTGAACCGGGAACAGTGCTGCGGGCGATACAAACATGTGACTGGCTGTTTTCAGATAAAAACCTTGTGATTCAGCTGGGTAAAAAGGATAGGAAACATGCAATTGCAACACATTTCCCTTGTTCTTGTATCAGGGAAAATGAGTGTCTGATCTTGTCCAATGAAAAAGGAGAGGTTGAAAAGAGCCAGGGCCAAAATGAGGAACCAATGCATTCACAGGAAATGTATTCTGTGTTCTGCATTGATACAACGGGAGGAGAAAACACCAGAACAAAGACgtttatcagaaacaatgctttCAATAAGTTcaagtatatgtgtgtgtacgggGAGAAGGGTAGGGATATGACAGTGGATGAGGCTCTGAAGAGAGATGGACGCTTCATTGATAATCTTGGCTGCTTCACTCTGTCTGACAACAATGATCCAACGAAAAGCACTGGATGCACACAACCTGTTGACAACCTACATGCAAAAGAATTCaagttgtgttttgaaaagaCACAACTGAAGTTGAATAAAAAAGCAGTCATAGATCAAGTAAAGCAGAGAGCAATCATTGTCCAAAAAGCAATTGAAAACAGTCAAATCAGTGTCCAAACTGTAGTGGAAGATCAAGGCAGAGCAGAGGGAAGCGCTGCAGGTAACAGTGGAAAGAGTGGCAGCAGTGTCGACGTTACCAAGATTTATGAATTACTGCGGAAGCAATGTGCAGGTCTGAAGGACCTGATGATGAGCAGATTCCCAGGTGATTCTTATCAGAAGGACCCGATGATGAGGAGAGTCCCAGGTGATTCTTATCAGGAGAAACTGAACCTGAGGAAGGAAGACTTTGGAAAGATCCAACAGTCATTCAGCGACGTTCACAGAGTCAGAGAGCTGATAAAACTGGGCGAGTCAGTTTGCAAAGTGGTTGTTGAAGGTTATTTCACAGGAACAGGGTTTGTGTTGTTTGATAACTTCATCTTGACTAACGCacacctgtttgataaatgtgttGAAGAAACAGAGAACCTGAAGGATGCAGTAGAGGTCTATGTTTTGTTTAACTATGAAGAAGAGCACAAAAATTACCACCAATTTAAGCTGGCTCAACGTAACATCTGCTACCGTCATGATGACCTTGATTACGCCATATTTGAGCTTGAGTCTGTCGGCCACAAATACAACCCAGAAACAAAAAGTGTCACAGAACAGAAGGTGCCACCAGGGCTCCTGAAGAGGTTTGGTCCAGTGCCTGAGAATGGTGAGGCCTGTATCATTGGTCACCCAGAAGGAGGAGTGAAAAAACTGGATCCAACATGTGTCATTGAGATAGAACACAGAAAGAAGGCTATTGAAGATCATTTAGATCCATACAAAGACACTTTATTCACAGTCTGCTCAATCCGTCACCTCATCAAAAAGCAAGGcattgaaaacatatttgtggGTGggtgtaaagaaaagaaagtagTGACCTACAACAGCTTCATGTATCACGGCTCGTCTGGATCCCCAGTGTTCGATGCTCAGCGCAAGGTTTTTGGTTTGCACACCTCAGGATATGTTTATGGATTTcctgagagtgagagtgtgataGAGTGTGCCCAACCTCTGCTCACTATATTTGAAAACTTTGTGAGCAGACTGAGGGAATATGGGAAGAAGGATCTGTTGAAGAGAGTTGAGGATGAAGCACAGGGAAACTCAGACCTAAAAAAGATACTGAACACTGTCACATCTGACTCTGATGAATCAATGGACACTGATTAG
- the rnf175 gene encoding RING finger protein 175, whose amino-acid sequence MAGVHPQDDLLKMTHRENWKVQHERLHVKHRGHEAMHAEMVMILIATLVVAQIVLVQWKQRHHRSYNLVTLVQMWVVPLYFTIKLYWWRFLSMWGMFSVVTSYVIFRATRKPLSCRTPRMVYKWFLLIYKLSYAVGVLGYLAIMFTMFGFNVFFRIKAEDSMDVGVIMLFYGLYYGVMGRDFAEICSDYMASTIGYYNRGGMPSRSLSDDICAVCGQRILVDVEEEGFIEDTYQLSCGHIFHEFCIRGWCIVGKKQTCPYCNEKVDLKRMMNNPWEKTHVLYGQLLDWLRYLVAWQPIIIGIVHGINFTLGLE is encoded by the exons ATGGCGGGCGTGCACCCCCAG GACGACCTGCTGAagatgacacacagagagaactgGAA GGTGCAGCACGAGCGTCTGCATGTGAAGCACCGCGGTCATGAGGCCATGCATGCCGAGATGGTCATGATCCTCATCGCCACGCTGGTGGTGGCTCAGATCGTCCTGGTGCAGTGGAAGCAGCGGCACCACCGCTCCTACAAC CTGGTGACGCTGGTGCAGATGTGGGTGGTTCCTCTCTACTTCACCATCAAGCTGTACTGGTGGAGGTTCCTCTCGATGTGGGGGATGTTCTCCGTCGTCACCAGCTATGTCATCTTCAGAGCGACGCGCAAGCCACTGTCCTGCAGGACGCCCAG gatGGTGTACAAGTGGTTCCTGCTGATCTACAAGCTGAGCTACGCGGTGGGCGTCCTCGGTTACCTCGCCATCATGTTCACCATGTTCGGCTTCAACGTGTTCTTCAG gatcAAGGCGGAGGACTCCATGGACGTGGGAGTGATCATGCTGTTTTACGGCCTTTACTACGGCGTCATGGGCAGAGACTTTGCAGAAATCTGCTCCGACTACATGGCCTCCACAATCGGG TACTACAACAGGGGGGGCATGCCGAGCCGGAGCCTGAGCGACGACATCTGTGCCGTCTGTGGTCAGAGGATCCTGGTGGACGTGGAGGAGGAAGGTTTCATAGAGGACACCTACCAGCTGTCCTGCGGACACAT ATTTCACGAGTTCTGCATCCGCGGctggtgcattgtgggtaaaaaGCAGACGTGTCCGTACTGCAACGAGAAGGTGGACCTGAAGAGGATGATGAACAACCC CTGGGAGAAGACACACGTCCTGTACGGGCAACTTCTTGATTGGCTCAGATACCTCGTTGCCTGGCAGCCGATCATCATCGGCATCGTCCACGGGATAAACTTCACACTGGGCCTCGAGTAG
- the LOC134876164 gene encoding serine protease FAM111A-like isoform X2, with amino-acid sequence MRKLYTPPPAPLPVLWSSTLFAPSQQSRSTAVKVHFEQSCPSSPEPRFGSLTNMEKGRGSETGSCTKRIKTESDADPPAGHLHRFTVKFSPSARKEYTIDCVEPGTVLRAIQTCDWLFSDKNLVIQLGKKDRKHAIATHFPCSCIRENECLILSNEKGEVEKSQGQNEEPMHSQEMYSVFCIDTTGGENTRTKTFIRNNAFNKFKYMCVYGEKGRDMTVDEALKRDGRFIDNLGCFTLSDNNDPTKSTGCTQPVDNLHAKEFKLCFEKTQLKLNKKAVIDQVKQRAIIVQKAIENSQISVQTVVEDQGRAEGSAAGNSGKSGSSVDVTKIYELLRKQCAGLKDLMMSRFPGDSYQEKLNLRKEDFGKIQQSFSDVHRVRELIKLGESVCKVVVEGYFTGTGFVLFDNFILTNAHLFDKCVEETENLKDAVEVYVLFNYEEEHKNYHQFKLAQRNICYRHDDLDYAIFELESVGHKYNPETKSVTEQKVPPGLLKRFGPVPENGEACIIGHPEGGVKKLDPTCVIEIEHRKKAIEDHLDPYKDTLFTVCSIRHLIKKQGIENIFVGGCKEKKVVTYNSFMYHGSSGSPVFDAQRKVFGLHTSGYVYGFPESESVIECAQPLLTIFENFVSRLREYGKKDLLKRVEDEAQGNSDLKKILNTVTSDSDESMDTD; translated from the exons ATGAGAAAGCTTTACACCCCTCCCCCCGCGCCTCTCCCTGTTTTATGGAGCTCCACACTGTTCGCGCCTTCTCAACAGAGCAGGTCGACGGCAGTCAAG GTGCATTTCGAGCAGAGCTGCCCTTCATCTCCAGAGCCGAGGTTCGGCAGCTTGACCAACATGGAGAAGGGTAGAGGATCTGAG ACTGGGAGCTGTACAAAGAGAATAAAGACGGAGTCCGATGCTGATCCCCCG GCCGGACATTTACATCGCTTCACTGTGAAATTCAGTCCTTCTGCCCGCAAGGAGTACACGATAGACTGTGTTGAACCGGGAACAGTGCTGCGGGCGATACAAACATGTGACTGGCTGTTTTCAGATAAAAACCTTGTGATTCAGCTGGGTAAAAAGGATAGGAAACATGCAATTGCAACACATTTCCCTTGTTCTTGTATCAGGGAAAATGAGTGTCTGATCTTGTCCAATGAAAAAGGAGAGGTTGAAAAGAGCCAGGGCCAAAATGAGGAACCAATGCATTCACAGGAAATGTATTCTGTGTTCTGCATTGATACAACGGGAGGAGAAAACACCAGAACAAAGACgtttatcagaaacaatgctttCAATAAGTTcaagtatatgtgtgtgtacgggGAGAAGGGTAGGGATATGACAGTGGATGAGGCTCTGAAGAGAGATGGACGCTTCATTGATAATCTTGGCTGCTTCACTCTGTCTGACAACAATGATCCAACGAAAAGCACTGGATGCACACAACCTGTTGACAACCTACATGCAAAAGAATTCaagttgtgttttgaaaagaCACAACTGAAGTTGAATAAAAAAGCAGTCATAGATCAAGTAAAGCAGAGAGCAATCATTGTCCAAAAAGCAATTGAAAACAGTCAAATCAGTGTCCAAACTGTAGTGGAAGATCAAGGCAGAGCAGAGGGAAGCGCTGCAGGTAACAGTGGAAAGAGTGGCAGCAGTGTCGACGTTACCAAGATTTATGAATTACTGCGGAAGCAATGTGCAGGTCTGAAGGACCTGATGATGAGCAGATTCCCAG GTGATTCTTATCAGGAGAAACTGAACCTGAGGAAGGAAGACTTTGGAAAGATCCAACAGTCATTCAGCGACGTTCACAGAGTCAGAGAGCTGATAAAACTGGGCGAGTCAGTTTGCAAAGTGGTTGTTGAAGGTTATTTCACAGGAACAGGGTTTGTGTTGTTTGATAACTTCATCTTGACTAACGCacacctgtttgataaatgtgttGAAGAAACAGAGAACCTGAAGGATGCAGTAGAGGTCTATGTTTTGTTTAACTATGAAGAAGAGCACAAAAATTACCACCAATTTAAGCTGGCTCAACGTAACATCTGCTACCGTCATGATGACCTTGATTACGCCATATTTGAGCTTGAGTCTGTCGGCCACAAATACAACCCAGAAACAAAAAGTGTCACAGAACAGAAGGTGCCACCAGGGCTCCTGAAGAGGTTTGGTCCAGTGCCTGAGAATGGTGAGGCCTGTATCATTGGTCACCCAGAAGGAGGAGTGAAAAAACTGGATCCAACATGTGTCATTGAGATAGAACACAGAAAGAAGGCTATTGAAGATCATTTAGATCCATACAAAGACACTTTATTCACAGTCTGCTCAATCCGTCACCTCATCAAAAAGCAAGGcattgaaaacatatttgtggGTGggtgtaaagaaaagaaagtagTGACCTACAACAGCTTCATGTATCACGGCTCGTCTGGATCCCCAGTGTTCGATGCTCAGCGCAAGGTTTTTGGTTTGCACACCTCAGGATATGTTTATGGATTTcctgagagtgagagtgtgataGAGTGTGCCCAACCTCTGCTCACTATATTTGAAAACTTTGTGAGCAGACTGAGGGAATATGGGAAGAAGGATCTGTTGAAGAGAGTTGAGGATGAAGCACAGGGAAACTCAGACCTAAAAAAGATACTGAACACTGTCACATCTGACTCTGATGAATCAATGGACACTGATTAG